One window from the genome of Saprospiraceae bacterium encodes:
- a CDS encoding anion permease, whose product MFNPFELQPVALKVISAGLVMISLWILELIPMPVVALLPLILFPLWGIESLAETARNYADPIIFLFMGGFFIALAIEKWNLHQRIALSILKKSGGKGNHILLGFMASSFLISMWLSNTATTMMMFPIALSVLNVMGSNFKGTGFKKFSTSVLLSIAYASNIGGLSTIIGTPPNTAMVGLMNEEYQMNISFSDWFIVCFPLALVILALLYWVFTRILFINKMEKNEATKAFIDSEFHKLKSWTKPERYVLYVFLATAFLWITKDLWVRFFGLPLNDAQIALAGAFALFVVPSGIKNVKPDDAVDLEIETSDYQSPRLLEWNDTHKMAWGILLMFGGGLALAKSMESSGVMKMIGEGIANYAPQQLFFLIVLVTAISIFLSEIMSNIAQVIVMAPILSSVAIAMGISPVIVCLPMTLAASCAGMLPMGTPPNAIAYSSGKIPLKEMMKAGFVLNLISVLVISLFCYYFRISI is encoded by the coding sequence ATGTTCAATCCCTTTGAATTGCAACCAGTAGCGTTAAAAGTAATAAGTGCCGGATTGGTTATGATCTCTTTGTGGATTTTGGAATTAATCCCTATGCCTGTTGTTGCTTTATTGCCTTTGATTCTATTTCCATTGTGGGGTATTGAAAGCTTAGCGGAAACAGCCAGGAATTATGCAGATCCAATTATTTTTTTATTTATGGGTGGCTTTTTTATTGCACTTGCAATTGAGAAATGGAACTTGCACCAACGGATCGCATTGAGTATTTTGAAAAAGTCGGGTGGGAAGGGAAACCACATTTTACTTGGTTTTATGGCTTCAAGTTTCTTAATCAGCATGTGGCTGAGCAATACGGCTACAACCATGATGATGTTTCCCATCGCATTGTCTGTATTGAATGTTATGGGTTCAAATTTCAAAGGAACTGGATTTAAAAAATTCTCAACTTCTGTATTATTAAGTATAGCCTATGCATCAAATATTGGAGGCTTATCAACGATTATAGGTACTCCTCCAAATACCGCAATGGTAGGATTGATGAATGAAGAATATCAAATGAATATCAGTTTTTCAGATTGGTTTATAGTTTGTTTTCCCTTAGCTTTAGTAATACTTGCTTTGTTGTACTGGGTGTTTACACGGATTTTATTTATAAACAAAATGGAAAAAAATGAAGCAACGAAAGCATTTATTGATTCGGAATTTCACAAACTAAAAAGTTGGACAAAACCAGAGCGATATGTCCTTTATGTTTTTTTAGCTACAGCATTTTTATGGATTACAAAAGATTTATGGGTTCGATTTTTTGGTTTGCCATTGAATGATGCGCAAATTGCATTGGCAGGTGCCTTTGCTCTTTTTGTAGTTCCTTCCGGTATTAAAAATGTAAAACCAGACGATGCAGTTGATTTAGAAATAGAAACTTCTGATTATCAAAGTCCCCGATTATTGGAATGGAATGATACCCATAAAATGGCCTGGGGAATTTTATTGATGTTTGGAGGTGGACTGGCATTGGCTAAATCCATGGAATCCTCCGGAGTAATGAAAATGATCGGAGAAGGCATTGCAAACTATGCACCGCAACAACTTTTTTTCTTGATCGTATTGGTGACAGCGATCTCGATCTTTCTTAGTGAAATTATGAGTAACATCGCGCAAGTCATTGTGATGGCTCCGATCCTGAGTTCGGTTGCGATTGCAATGGGTATTTCACCAGTTATAGTTTGTTTGCCGATGACGCTTGCTGCTAGCTGTGCGGGCATGCTGCCCATGGGCACTCCACCCAATGCAATTGCTTATTCAAGTGGTAAAATTCCATTAAAAGAAATGATGAAAGCTGGTTTTGTATTGAATCTGATCAGTGTTTTAGTGATCAGTTTGTTTTGTTATTATTTTAGGATATCGATATAA
- a CDS encoding N-acetyltransferase yields MEANYSIRFISPDQDAASCLKVYEPYVLYTPITFDCKVPELNEFQSKILDTIYEYPWLVCLKNDQIEGYAYASRHRYKTAYQWSAESTIYLTESIQGRGIGYILYETLLSMLTIQGFYNVYAGVTVPNKKSELLHSNLGFEEIGIFKNIGFKSGAWHDVKWFQKSLQEYIINPALPLKLEELKHSIDFQTILSVANNKLMKT; encoded by the coding sequence ATGGAAGCCAACTATTCTATACGATTCATTTCTCCTGATCAAGATGCAGCATCATGCTTAAAGGTATATGAGCCTTATGTTTTATATACTCCAATTACTTTTGATTGTAAAGTCCCTGAGCTAAATGAATTTCAAAGTAAAATTCTCGATACGATTTATGAATATCCCTGGTTGGTTTGCTTAAAAAACGATCAAATCGAAGGCTATGCATATGCCAGCCGTCATCGGTATAAAACAGCCTATCAGTGGTCCGCAGAATCCACCATTTATCTAACCGAATCTATACAAGGCAGAGGAATTGGGTATATTCTTTATGAAACCTTGCTGTCCATGCTTACCATTCAAGGGTTCTATAATGTGTACGCCGGTGTGACTGTACCCAATAAGAAAAGTGAATTACTTCACAGCAACCTGGGGTTTGAAGAAATTGGAATTTTTAAAAACATTGGCTTCAAATCAGGAGCCTGGCATGATGTCAAATGGTTTCAAAAATCGCTTCAAGAATATATAATAAACCCAGCTTTACCCCTTAAATTAGAAGAATTGAAACACTCAATCGATTTTCAAACGATTTTATCAGTGGCCAATAATAAATTGATGAAAACTTAA
- a CDS encoding class I SAM-dependent methyltransferase, which yields MKSPESNISNWDDIAQRYQDKFMDLNIYNESYDHFCNLLDKENPKILEIACGPGNITKYLREIRPDLMIDAIDSSPNMLRLAQINNPSVHFKLMDCRNLNQLSTSYDAILVGFCMPYLSKLECAQLIQDASRLLHSGGIFYFSTIEGLYETSAYETSSDGKNSLFVYYHETTYLKEMLFANNFNILKFFTIKYQKSELKIETHLIYIAKLESRIN from the coding sequence ATGAAGTCACCAGAATCAAACATTTCAAATTGGGATGATATTGCACAACGCTATCAGGACAAATTCATGGATTTAAATATTTACAATGAAAGTTACGATCATTTCTGCAATTTACTAGACAAAGAAAATCCAAAGATTTTGGAAATTGCATGCGGTCCTGGAAACATAACGAAATACCTTAGAGAAATTCGCCCTGATCTAATGATTGATGCAATCGATTCCTCGCCAAACATGCTCCGGCTAGCACAAATAAATAACCCAAGTGTTCATTTTAAATTAATGGATTGCCGCAATTTGAATCAACTAAGTACGTCATACGATGCAATTCTTGTCGGTTTCTGTATGCCCTATTTATCAAAGTTGGAATGTGCACAGCTAATACAAGATGCGTCAAGGTTATTACACAGTGGGGGAATATTTTATTTCAGTACCATTGAAGGTCTCTACGAAACATCAGCCTATGAAACCAGCAGTGATGGCAAAAACAGTCTGTTTGTCTATTATCATGAGACCACGTATTTAAAGGAAATGTTATTTGCAAATAACTTTAATATCCTAAAATTTTTCACTATAAAATATCAAAAATCAGAATTAAAGATTGAAACTCATCTTATTTATATAGCTAAATTAGAATCAAGAATAAATTAA
- a CDS encoding methionine adenosyltransferase, with the protein MSYLFTSESVSEGHPDKIADQISDALIDHFLAYDKDSKVACETLVTTGQVVLAGEVKSKAYLDVQEIAREVIRKIGYTRSEYMFEANSCGVFSAIHEQSADINRGVDRKVKLQSFEAKAKAQGAGDQGMMFGFASNETDNYMPLALSLAHQLLEELAKIRKEGRVMTYLRPDAKSQVTIEYGDNNKPIRIDTIVISTQHDEFINGGRASKNQEKADAQMLDQIKSDVINILIPRVKRKLPVHIKKLFNNDITYHVNPTGKFVIGGPHGDTGLTGRKIIVDTYGGKGAHGGGAFSGKDPSKVDRSAAYATRHIAKNMVAAGLCDEVLVQVSYAIGVAKPCNVFVDTKGTAKVKLTDGQIAKKIEKLFDMRPYAIEQRLKLRSPMYSETASYGHMGRTNETVTKTFNAGKPNEKTMQVELFTWEKLDYVSKIRKELGIKK; encoded by the coding sequence ATGTCTTATTTATTTACCTCTGAATCCGTATCTGAAGGCCATCCGGATAAAATAGCTGACCAAATATCGGATGCACTCATAGACCATTTTTTAGCTTATGATAAAGACTCAAAAGTTGCTTGTGAAACGCTGGTTACTACAGGGCAGGTTGTCTTAGCCGGTGAGGTTAAATCAAAAGCCTATTTGGATGTACAGGAAATCGCCCGGGAAGTCATCCGTAAAATTGGATATACCCGTTCTGAATATATGTTTGAAGCCAACAGTTGCGGTGTTTTTTCAGCAATTCACGAGCAATCTGCAGACATCAACCGGGGTGTGGATCGGAAAGTAAAGCTTCAAAGTTTTGAAGCAAAAGCAAAAGCCCAGGGTGCTGGAGATCAGGGGATGATGTTTGGTTTTGCAAGCAATGAAACCGATAATTATATGCCACTTGCATTGAGTTTGGCTCATCAACTTTTAGAAGAATTAGCAAAAATCAGAAAAGAAGGTCGGGTTATGACTTATTTGAGACCCGATGCGAAAAGTCAGGTTACTATAGAATATGGTGACAACAATAAACCAATCCGAATTGATACCATCGTAATTTCAACACAGCATGATGAATTTATTAATGGTGGAAGGGCTTCAAAAAATCAGGAAAAAGCCGATGCTCAAATGTTGGATCAAATTAAAAGTGATGTAATCAACATATTAATCCCACGTGTAAAAAGAAAATTACCCGTTCATATAAAAAAGTTATTCAACAATGATATCACGTATCATGTGAATCCAACCGGTAAATTTGTTATCGGAGGTCCACATGGGGATACTGGATTGACCGGACGTAAAATAATAGTAGATACCTATGGCGGTAAAGGTGCGCATGGCGGTGGTGCATTTAGTGGCAAAGATCCATCAAAAGTGGACCGTTCTGCTGCTTATGCGACCCGACATATCGCAAAAAACATGGTTGCTGCCGGACTTTGTGACGAAGTGCTCGTGCAAGTTTCTTATGCAATTGGGGTTGCAAAACCTTGCAATGTGTTTGTTGATACCAAAGGCACTGCTAAGGTAAAATTGACAGATGGTCAAATTGCTAAAAAAATTGAAAAGCTCTTTGATATGCGTCCTTATGCTATCGAACAACGTTTGAAATTAAGATCGCCCATGTATTCTGAAACTGCGTCATATGGGCATATGGGACGAACCAATGAAACCGTTACGAAAACCTTCAATGCTGGCAAACCCAATGAAAAAACCATGCAGGTAGAATTATTTACCTGGGAAAAACTGGATTATGTTTCAAAAATCCGGAAGGAATTAGGAATAAAAAAATAA
- a CDS encoding DUF1800 family protein, which yields MGSIKPFSGPFGKPELIHLLRRTMFGVKKSDLNFFKTKNLDEVLQVLVPTTPKAPEPPLRAYYNNVDPTKDNLDTLVPFGKTWVDTPAQASQPANPSGSRRNSLKQWMTGLQLHQDRSVYEKMIMFYQTLLVTEDAVVENSHAMYNTQSLYRKYAMGNYKQLIKEITLDAGMLRYLNGERNTKSAPDENYGRELQELFCIGKGPGSGYTEDDVKAAAKVLTGWYVIYSEKINNVTTNVIPRKAFNKNNHDVNPKNFSAFYNNAVIKPNLTITDPAPFATIDERRAFDEIEQLITMIFATDELSKYICRRLWNYFVYYEITPEIESEVIEPLAELFRQYVDHPDQMYFVVNALLGSDYFFKSEHRGCMIKSPADFHIGMARTFDFPIPRQSTDPSKDYTNLEAQYYMWNIFRTYNVNAGQDVNDPPNVAGWAAYYQTPSFHEIWIDTATYPFRKGAYEAIGRSNFTLKVANTYDGKSGFLNKMNFVDFVKQFDNPSDPNELIREAVELMFGPPLSQSTKDQLKTNYLLLGQATDYYWTDAWDVYLANPSTTDPESKKVPQMLQDLFVYLMSAAEFHIC from the coding sequence ATGGGAAGCATAAAACCTTTTTCTGGGCCCTTTGGTAAGCCCGAATTAATTCACCTACTTAGAAGAACCATGTTTGGGGTCAAAAAATCGGACCTAAATTTCTTCAAAACTAAAAATTTGGATGAAGTTTTACAAGTGCTGGTTCCTACAACCCCCAAAGCTCCAGAACCTCCATTGAGAGCCTATTACAATAATGTGGATCCAACCAAAGACAATTTAGATACTTTAGTTCCATTTGGAAAAACATGGGTTGACACCCCGGCACAAGCTTCGCAACCTGCAAATCCATCAGGAAGTAGAAGAAATAGCCTTAAGCAATGGATGACTGGTTTGCAGTTGCATCAAGATCGTTCCGTATATGAAAAAATGATCATGTTTTATCAGACATTGCTGGTAACAGAAGATGCTGTTGTAGAAAACTCTCATGCCATGTACAATACCCAAAGTTTATATCGAAAATATGCTATGGGCAATTACAAGCAATTGATTAAAGAGATCACCTTGGATGCAGGGATGCTTCGTTATTTAAATGGCGAACGAAATACCAAGTCAGCACCTGATGAAAATTATGGTAGAGAATTACAGGAGTTATTTTGTATAGGAAAAGGACCTGGCTCAGGATATACGGAAGACGATGTAAAAGCTGCAGCAAAAGTTCTGACAGGTTGGTATGTAATTTATAGTGAAAAAATAAATAATGTTACTACCAATGTAATTCCACGTAAAGCATTTAATAAAAATAACCACGACGTAAATCCGAAAAACTTTTCTGCGTTTTATAACAATGCGGTGATAAAACCAAATTTAACGATTACAGATCCAGCACCGTTTGCAACGATTGACGAACGAAGGGCATTTGATGAAATCGAACAGTTAATCACCATGATATTTGCTACAGATGAATTATCAAAATACATCTGCAGAAGGTTATGGAATTATTTTGTTTATTACGAAATAACTCCAGAAATTGAATCAGAAGTGATCGAACCATTGGCTGAATTGTTCAGGCAATATGTAGACCATCCAGACCAAATGTACTTTGTAGTTAATGCATTGTTGGGTTCTGATTATTTTTTCAAATCAGAGCATCGGGGTTGTATGATTAAAAGTCCGGCAGATTTTCATATTGGAATGGCCCGCACATTTGATTTTCCAATTCCAAGACAAAGTACAGACCCATCAAAAGATTATACGAATCTTGAAGCACAGTATTATATGTGGAATATATTCAGAACATATAATGTCAATGCCGGCCAGGATGTCAATGACCCACCCAATGTAGCTGGCTGGGCTGCATATTATCAAACCCCTTCATTTCATGAAATATGGATAGACACTGCCACATATCCATTTCGGAAAGGGGCTTATGAAGCCATAGGAAGGTCCAATTTTACACTAAAAGTGGCAAATACCTACGATGGAAAGTCAGGTTTTCTAAATAAGATGAATTTTGTGGATTTTGTTAAACAGTTTGACAATCCTTCCGATCCAAACGAATTAATAAGGGAAGCAGTTGAATTGATGTTTGGACCTCCTCTTTCACAATCAACAAAAGACCAGTTAAAAACCAATTACCTGTTGTTGGGGCAAGCAACAGATTATTATTGGACCGATGCCTGGGATGTTTACCTTGCAAATCCAAGTACAACGGATCCAGAATCGAAAAAAGTTCCTCAAATGTTACAGGATCTGTTTGTGTACTTAATGTCTGCTGCAGAATTCCATATTTGTTAA
- a CDS encoding DUF1501 domain-containing protein — protein MKRRSFIQSVPVAVGGMTVTAHGASPLLSALTNALGDTDRVLVIIQLNGGNDGLNMVIPLDQYASLAQATIRQNILLPEDKVLKLGGTNNATGLHPAMNRFYDLYNEGKMAVIQSVGYPKFSYSHFRATDIWMTGADSTEYLNSGWAGRYLAYEYPNYPVGFPNTVMPDPLSIRVGGNIVLGLQNQGVPMAISISNTNDPLNLNGSLFQDPAPGNYMGKELAYVREVQRQTDKFGDSVKNSADKGSNLSTLYPKTNTELGYTLGQQLSIVAKLISGGIKTRIFWLSTGGYDTHAGQVTAADHTTGAHANLLKGLSDAVGAFMNDIKLLGLEDRVIGMTFSEFGRRIISNASGGTDHGAAQPMFVFGKKVVGGVVGANPIIDPKSTVGSNLPMQYDFRSVYASILSDWFCVPDPDLQQILLRNYQKLPILDPGNCIPTSVHDQNNRLGENLVYAYPNPFVQATKIKFETKGGHTQIQIINNEGSVIKTLLDQDMQSGKYTLDCDLEDAAAGIYYVRLQNGVLQQVKSMMKVK, from the coding sequence ATGAAAAGAAGATCATTTATACAATCTGTTCCGGTTGCAGTTGGAGGTATGACCGTTACGGCTCATGGTGCCAGTCCACTGTTGTCAGCATTGACCAATGCCTTGGGTGATACCGATCGGGTTTTAGTTATTATTCAATTGAATGGTGGTAACGATGGATTAAACATGGTGATCCCATTAGACCAATATGCGTCCCTTGCACAAGCAACCATTCGCCAAAATATACTATTACCAGAAGATAAGGTTTTAAAATTAGGAGGAACGAACAATGCAACTGGATTGCATCCTGCCATGAATCGTTTTTATGATTTATACAATGAAGGGAAAATGGCGGTAATTCAAAGTGTAGGTTACCCAAAGTTTAGTTATTCACATTTTCGCGCCACGGATATCTGGATGACAGGTGCTGATTCAACAGAATACCTTAACTCCGGTTGGGCGGGTCGCTACCTTGCATATGAATATCCTAATTATCCAGTGGGCTTTCCCAATACAGTAATGCCTGATCCGCTGTCAATTCGGGTAGGAGGAAATATTGTTTTAGGATTGCAGAATCAAGGAGTACCTATGGCAATTTCTATTTCTAATACGAATGATCCATTAAATTTAAATGGCAGTTTATTTCAGGATCCTGCTCCAGGAAATTACATGGGAAAAGAATTGGCCTATGTTCGCGAAGTTCAAAGACAAACTGATAAATTTGGAGATTCGGTTAAAAATTCTGCGGATAAAGGATCCAATTTATCAACACTCTATCCAAAAACAAATACTGAATTAGGTTATACACTGGGACAACAATTGTCTATCGTAGCTAAATTAATTTCAGGTGGAATTAAAACGAGAATATTCTGGCTCAGTACAGGTGGATACGATACGCACGCTGGCCAAGTTACAGCGGCAGACCATACTACAGGCGCACACGCAAATTTATTGAAAGGCTTGTCAGATGCGGTTGGTGCATTTATGAATGATATTAAATTATTAGGCCTGGAAGACCGTGTTATCGGAATGACTTTTTCAGAATTTGGAAGACGAATTATATCAAATGCTTCAGGTGGCACAGACCATGGAGCTGCACAACCAATGTTTGTGTTTGGTAAAAAAGTAGTTGGAGGAGTGGTGGGTGCAAATCCAATCATTGATCCAAAATCAACAGTTGGATCAAACTTACCAATGCAATACGATTTTCGCTCTGTGTATGCTTCCATATTAAGTGATTGGTTTTGTGTACCAGATCCAGATCTTCAACAAATTTTATTGCGCAATTATCAAAAACTTCCAATCCTCGATCCAGGAAATTGCATCCCAACTTCTGTTCATGATCAAAACAATCGATTGGGTGAGAACCTAGTTTATGCATATCCGAATCCATTTGTTCAAGCTACTAAAATAAAATTTGAAACGAAAGGTGGCCATACGCAAATTCAAATTATAAACAACGAAGGATCTGTAATAAAAACCCTTTTAGATCAAGATATGCAATCAGGAAAATATACCCTGGATTGCGATCTTGAAGATGCAGCTGCTGGAATCTATTATGTCAGACTTCAAAATGGAGTTTTACAACAAGTGAAGTCCATGATGAAAGTCAAGTAA
- a CDS encoding DUF3667 domain-containing protein → MARNKIKQQVCANCGHYFGQDENFCPKCGQENHTPNQPIKHYLVELVETLLHLDSKFFHTIWVILRYPGLITKEYNENKRARYMPPIRLYVFVSLVFFVSLQAPHVYDSSNKKELDKQELDEYFDESKRELQIYLDSLNSAYLTYRTDSLRFSKQSTLINDSLTKTGRMQWRLIDSTRLKLDSIERKHIEFKNYPVSLDSLFKIMQNEQDSVNINIGNIKLDLTRSEFNKLKSGSDELIDSFIRSKNQEPHFFNRIAVKQTLKLANGGEDYVHRMTEKIIKFSSGSFFFLMPIFGFLLYLLYFRRKRNYYEYLIFSLHLHIVVFLVLGILFLINIFIELDYYFFLTGVLLLYIYLVKSLRLNYDQSRFRTFIKSLFLMFTYSIFLLLALVITVILGFFTV, encoded by the coding sequence TTGGCCCGAAATAAAATTAAACAACAAGTTTGCGCTAATTGTGGCCATTATTTTGGTCAGGATGAAAATTTTTGTCCAAAATGTGGGCAAGAAAACCATACTCCTAATCAACCCATCAAGCACTATCTTGTTGAATTGGTTGAAACCTTACTACATCTGGATTCAAAGTTTTTTCATACAATATGGGTTATCCTGAGATATCCCGGCTTGATTACCAAAGAATACAATGAAAATAAACGGGCCCGCTACATGCCCCCCATTCGATTGTATGTGTTTGTGAGTTTGGTGTTTTTTGTCAGTCTGCAGGCACCCCATGTTTATGATTCAAGTAACAAAAAAGAACTTGACAAACAAGAATTAGATGAATATTTTGATGAATCTAAAAGAGAATTACAAATTTATCTGGATTCATTAAATAGTGCTTACTTAACATACCGGACAGATTCCCTACGCTTTAGCAAACAATCCACTCTAATAAATGATTCCCTGACAAAAACGGGGCGAATGCAGTGGAGACTGATTGATTCAACTAGATTAAAATTGGATTCAATTGAGCGTAAACACATTGAATTTAAAAATTATCCAGTAAGCCTGGATTCGTTGTTTAAAATAATGCAAAACGAGCAGGATTCAGTAAATATAAATATTGGAAATATTAAATTGGATTTAACCAGAAGTGAATTTAATAAATTAAAATCCGGATCAGATGAATTAATTGACTCATTTATTCGCAGTAAAAATCAAGAGCCTCATTTTTTTAACCGTATTGCAGTAAAACAAACACTGAAATTGGCCAATGGAGGGGAAGATTATGTGCATCGGATGACTGAAAAAATAATAAAATTTTCCTCCGGCTCCTTTTTCTTTTTAATGCCCATTTTTGGTTTTTTATTGTACTTATTGTATTTTCGAAGAAAACGAAATTATTATGAATACCTTATATTTTCCTTACACTTACACATTGTCGTGTTTTTGGTACTGGGAATCCTTTTCTTAATTAATATTTTTATTGAACTCGATTATTATTTCTTTTTAACTGGAGTTCTACTATTATACATCTACCTCGTAAAATCACTCCGGTTAAACTACGATCAAAGCAGATTTCGCACTTTCATAAAATCGTTATTCTTAATGTTTACATACAGTATCTTTTTATTATTAGCGCTTGTCATTACAGTCATACTAGGATTTTTTACAGTATAA
- the queD gene encoding 6-carboxytetrahydropterin synthase QueD has translation MQIFRKFTFDSAHFLPNVPEGHKCKNIHGHTYHLTVFIDDRLDPHLNWVMDFAAINKAIDPIIKSIDHKLMNDIPGLENPTCEQIAIWLWDQIKPQIPQLIKIELNETPTSGVIYTGTI, from the coding sequence ATGCAAATATTTAGAAAGTTTACCTTTGATTCCGCTCATTTTCTTCCCAACGTACCAGAAGGTCACAAATGCAAAAACATTCATGGACACACCTATCATTTAACCGTTTTTATCGATGACCGTTTAGACCCCCATTTAAACTGGGTTATGGATTTTGCTGCTATCAATAAAGCCATTGATCCAATTATAAAATCGATTGATCACAAATTGATGAATGACATTCCAGGTTTAGAAAATCCAACTTGCGAGCAAATTGCAATTTGGCTTTGGGATCAAATAAAACCACAAATACCCCAACTGATTAAAATTGAATTAAATGAAACGCCTACTTCAGGAGTAATTTATACCGGCACCATTTGA